In Microbacterium enclense, the DNA window TCATGTTCGGCACCGGACGCAGACGACCGTTGAGGTTCTCGTTGAGCGAGTGGCCCTTCTCCAGCCAGTCCACGAGCGTGAAGAGCTTGAAGGTCGATCCGGCGTTGAAGCCGATGGAACCGCCGTTGTCTTTATCTCCCGCGAACACGATGGAGTTGTATGCGGGATCGGACTCCGCCTGCGTCGGGTCCTGCGTGAACTTCGTGTTCTGCGCGATACCGAGGATGCGGCCGGTCTTGGCCTCCATGCTGACGGCGGTCGAGCCGAACTTCATGCCGTCGTAGCTCTGCGGCGCGTTCTCGTTCATGGCGGTCTGCGCGGCATCCTGGATGCGCCAGTCGAGCGTGGTCTGGATGGTCAGACCGTCTTGGCGGAGCGCGCGGACGCGGTCATCGACCTCGGTGCCGAAGGCGGGGTCGTTCAGGATCGTCGAGACGACGTACTGGCAGAAGTACGGCGCCCCCGAATTCGCACAGCCCTGGTCGGTCTCGGTGATCTGCGGCGTGATCGGCTCGATCGCTGCGGCGACGTATTGCTCGTGCGTGATCTTGCCGTCGATCTCCATACGACTGAGGACATACAGCTGACGTCCCTTGGTCTCGCTATAGCCGTCAGCGGCGTTGACGAGTTGCTCCTGCGTGATCTCGCCGTTGTCGCGGAGGGTGTACAGAGCCTGGATGGTGCTCTGGTCGACGTCGTCGATCGAGCCGTCGGGCGCCTTGTTCAAGGTCGTGCCGTCGTCGTAGACGATCGATCCGCCCTCGCGGTCGATGCGGAAGCGGTTGGGGTTCTGCACCATGCCCGCGAGGATCGCCGACTGCCCGACGTTCAGCTGCGCGGCGGGAACGTTGAAGTAGTACTTCGCCGCGGCGTCGATGCCGTACGTCACCCCCCCGAAGTTCGCGATGTTCAGGTACCCGAGGAGGATCTGGTCCTTCGTGTACTGCTTCTCGAGCTGGATGGCGTAGCGCATCTCCTGCAGCTTGCGCTGGTAGCCCTCGACGCCGTCGGCCTGGATGGCCTGGAGAGCGCACGCCTGCAGGGCTTCGTCGCGCGTCTGGGCGGGAACGGCGGGAGTGGTGTCGGTCGCTTCGACGGCGTCCGTCGCCTTGGCGTCGCGCTCGCAGCGCTGGACGAGCACGTTCTTGACGTATTGCTGGCTGATGGAGGAGCCACCCTGGGTCTCGCCACCCGAGGCGTTGCTGAGCAGCGCGCGAGTGGTACCGATGAGGTCGACGCCACCGTGCTGGTAGTACCGCGGGTCCTCGGACGAGAGGATCGCGTCGTACATCACGGGGTTCACCTGATCGAAGGTGACGGGCGAGCGGTTCTGGTCGTAGAACTTCGCGAGCACCCGGTCGCCGGCCATGAGCGTGGTCGGCAGCATGAGCGCGTCAGGCTGCAGGTAGCTCGGCATGTTGTCGAAGATCGTGATGGCGCTGCTGGCGGCGGCACCGGACACGGCGATCGCCGGCGTGACGGCGGCGGTCATCAGAACACCCGCGGCCGTGCTCAGACCGACGAGGCCGAGGATGCCGCCGAGCGCACCGCTAGCCGTACGTTTGTTCTCAGGCATAGGGTTGATGCTAAGCGACGTTGCTGGGCGATGCCTTGATGGCGTGCGCTCGCGCGCGTACGCGTTTCGGTCGCGCACATTCGGTGCGCGGCATCCGAGCCACCTCCGGGAGCTGCGAATGACCACGTGGGAGTACCTCACCACGCCGCTGTTGATCCACAACACCGCGGCGATCCTCAACAACTGGGGAAAGCAGGGGTGGGAGCTCGTGCAGGTCGTTCCCGGGCCGGAGGGGGGCCTCGTCGCGTACTTCAAGCGTCCGACCGGCGGCGGAACCGCGAACGCCGGTCTGGGTGCCGCCGAGGCGGCCGCGCGCCAGTTCGAGGGTCAGCAGTGAGCGTCGCGGAGCGCCTCGCCGCGCTGGGCGTCGAGATCCCTTCCGTCGTCCCCCCGGTTGCTGCTTACATCCCCGCCAAGCGCCACGGCGATCTCGTCTACACCTCGGGTCAGCTGCCGATGGTGCAGGGTGCGCTCCCGGCGACGGGCAAGGTCGGTGAGGCCGACGGTCTCGTGAGCCCCGCGGATGCCAAGACCTACGCGCGCCAGTGCGCGCTCAACGCCATCGCGGCCGCCGCCGCCCTCGTCGGCGGTGTGGAGAACATCACCGGCGTTCTCAAGCTCACCGGGTTCGTGGCATCCGTTCCCGCGTTCACCGGCCAGCCGGGTGTGATCAACGGGGCGAGCGAGTTCCTGGGCGAGGTCTTCGGGGAGGCCGGGGCGCACGCCCGTTCGGCCGTCGGCGTGCCCGTGCTGCCGCTGGACAGCCCCGTCGAGGTCGAGGTCGTCTTCACCGTCGCGTGACGTCGTCGGAGAATGCAGAAGGGGCGGGCTCCGGTCGGGAGCCCGCCCCTTCTGCGCGTCAGGAGGCTTCTTCCTGTCGGGTCGCCGCCGCCAGGTCGGCTTCGGATGCGACGTAGCCCTGGACGTGTCGCTCGTCGACGCCGTTGTACGCGGAGAGCGGGCGGATGAGAGCGTTGGATGCCGTCTGCTCGACGATGTGCGCCGTCCAGCCCGTCACGCGCGCGGCGACGAAGAGCGGCGTGAACGTCGGAGTGTCGAAACCGATGAGGTGGTACGCCGGGCCCGACGGATAGTCGAGGTTGGGGTATATGCCCTTGCGTGAGACGAACGCGGTCTCGAGTTCCTCGTAGAGCGCGGCGAGCTCGGCGGCGTCGTAGTGGGCGACCAGGGTGTCGAGGGCCGCTTTCATCGTGGGGACGCGCGAGTCCCCCTTCTTGTAGACGCGATGTCCGAAGCCCATGATCTTGCGCTTGTTCGCGAGGGCGTCGTCGAGCCATGCGGTGACACGGTCGGCTGAGCCGATCTCGTCGAAGATGTGCATGACGGCCTCGTTCGCGCCGCCGTGCAGGGCGCCTTTGAGAGCGCCGATCGCTCCGACCACCGCGGAGTACAGGTCGGCGGTCGTCGATGTGATGACGCGCGCGGTGAAGGTCGACGCGTTGAAGGAGTGTTCCGCGTACAGGATCATCGACACGGTGAAGGCGTCGGCGACCACGTCGGCCGGTTCTTCGCCGAACGTCATCCAGAGGAAGTTCCGCGAATAGTCGAGGTCGGCACGAGGGGGGACGAGATCCTGCCCGCGCCGACGTCGCTGGTCGTAGGCCACCATCGCGGGGATCTTCGCGAACAGCAGCTTCGCCTTGGCGAGGTCGGCCGCGGGGGAGTTGTCGGCGACATCGCCCGCGGCGGCGCCCCGTGCCGACACGGCGGTGCGGAGGACGTCCATCGGGTGGGCGTCGAGCGGGAGCAGGTCGATCACGGTCTTGACGTCGGCATCGAGGTCGCGGTGGGCCCGCTCGAACGCCTCGAACTCCGCTCGCTCGTCGTCGCTCGGCAGTTCGCCGTTCCACAGCAGCAGCGCAACCGCCTCGAAGGACTGGGTCGCCGCCAACTCCTGCACGGGGTACCCGCGATACAGGAGCGAGTTGGTGTCGGGATTGACCTTGCTGACGGCGGTGTAGTCCACCGTGACGCCGGCGAGGCCCTTCTTGATGTCGTCCTGGGTGTCGGCCATGCTCACTCCTTCGTGATGGTGAAGTCGAAGATGTTCGTGTCGAAGCGGTTGTACTGCTCGTAGTCGATCAGGTCGTAGAGGTCTGCGCGATGCTGCATCTGCCCGAGCTGGCTGCTGAGGTGGCCCTCGTCCTGCAGCACATCGAGGGCGCGGTCGGCGGCGCCCATCGCGAGGCGCAGGAGCGAGACGGGCCAGATGACGATGTTCACGCCGACATCGCGCAGGTCGTCGACGCTGAACAGGTCGCTTTTTCCGAACTCGGTCATGTTGGCGAGGATCGGCACATCGACCGCTGCCCGCACCGCCTCGAACTCGGCGAGCGTCCGCATGGCCTCGGGGAAGACGGCATCCGCTCCAGCGTCCACGAGCTGCCGCGCGCGGTCGATCGCGGCATCCAGTCCATCGACGGCACGGATGTCGGTCCGCGCCATGATGAGGAAATTGTCGTCGCGCCGGGCGTCGACCGCCGCGCGGATGCGCTTGACGGCCGTGTCGGCGTCGACGACCGCTTTCCCATCGAGATGGCCGCATCGCTTCGGGTTGATCTGGTCTTCGATATGGCAGCCGGCCAGGCCCGCGTCTTCGAGGGTCTGAATGGTGCGCGCGACGTTCATCGGCTCTCCGAAGCCGGTGTCGGCGTCGATGATCGCGGGCAGCTCGGTCATCCTGGCGATCTGCTGCCCGCGCCCGGCGACCTCGGTGAGCGTCGTCAGTCCGATGTCGGGCAGGCCCAGGTCGGCGCTCAGGACGGCGCCCGAGATGTACACGCCCTCGAAGCCCTTGCGTTCGATGAGCCGGGCCGACAGCGGATTGAACGCGCCGGGGAAGCGGAGGAGTTCACCGGAGGCCAGCCGTTCGCGCAGGACGCGGCGCTTCTCCGCGGGGGAGGTGGTCGCGTACAGCATCAGAAGAGTCCCTTGGGGGCGGGTGCGGATGCCAGGACGCCGGGCTTGGCGACGATGTTCAGCTGCATGACTTCGGCGGGGGTGAGCTCGGGGAGGCGCGCTGCGAGGGTGAGGAACCGGTCGATCTCCTCCGGGAGGAGCACGGGTTCGGCGAGGGTACGGAACTTGCGGATGTAGTCCTCGCGGGTGAAGGGGCGGGCGCCCAGGGGGTGGGCGTCGGCGACGGCGATCTGATCTTCGACGGTCGACCCGTCGGTGAGGGTGATGACCACGCGCCCGCCGAAGGCCTTCTCGTTCGGGTCGTCGGAGTGGTACCGGCGGGTCCATTCGGGGTCTTCGGCGGTGGTGACCTTGTGCCAGAGGGCGACGGTGTCTTCGCGGGCGGCGCGGGTGGGGGCGTAGGAGTGGACGTGGTGCCACCCGCCGTCCTGCAACGCGACGGCGAAGATGTACGGGATGGAGTGATCCAACGTCTCCCGGCTGGCGGTGGGGTCGTACTTCTGCGGGTCGTTCGCGCCGGAGCCGATCACGTAGTGGGTGTGGTGGCTGGTGTGCAGGACGATGGAGGCGATGTTCGCCGGGTCGGTCAGATCGGGGCGTTCGTGATGGAGCTTGCGGGCGAGATCGATCCACGCCTGCGCCTGATACTCCGCCGAATGCTCCTTCGTGTAGGAGTCGAGGATGCCGCGCTTGGGCTCGCCGTCGCCGGGGAGGGGAACGTCGTATGAGGCGTCGGGGCCGTCGAGCAGCCACGCGATGACCCCGTCCTCCCCCTCGTAGATGGGTGACGGGCTGGTCTCACCCCGCATGGCACGGTCGACCGCCTCGATCGCCATCTTCCCCGCGAAGGCGGGGGCGTGCGCCTTCCAGGTGGAGATCTCGCCCTTGCGGGACTGACGGGTGGCGGTGGTGGTGTGCAGGGCCTGCCCGATGGCCTGGTAAATGGTCTCCTGGTCGAGGTCGAGCAGGGTTCCGAGGCCGGCGGCCGCGGAGGGGCCGAGGTGGGCCACGTGATCGATCTTGTGCTTGTGCAGGCTGATCGCCCGGACCAGGTCGATCTGGATCTCATACGCCGTGGCGAGGGCGCGGACGACGGCGGCGCCGTCGCGGCCGGTGTGCTGGGCGACGGCGAGGATCGGGGGGATGTTGTCCCCGGGGTGGGAGTACTCCGCCGCCAGGAACGTGTCGTGGTAGTCGAGCTCGCGGACCGCGACACCGTTCGCCCACGCCGCCCACTCGGGGCTCGATCGCCGCTCCAGCAGGCATCCGAACACGGTCGCGCCCGACCCTCCGATCGACACCGCATGATCCAACGCCTGCTGCCGCGCCGCGCTCACCGGCCGTCGTGAGAGCGACGCCGCCGCGACCGCCGCGTTGTCGATCACCCGATTGATGATCATGTCGACCACATCGTCGTCGACCTCCACCGGATCGACGGCGACCCGCGCCAACGACCACGCGAGCTGACCCTCGCGAGCCAGATTCTCCTCGCTGCGGTGCGTGCGAACGTGATGCGTGATCGTCATGATCTTCTCTTTCGGCCGGTGAGCTGCGCGGTGAGCGCGGCGGTGGGGGAGGCCTCGATGGAATCGAGGATGCTGGTGAGCGCGTGGTGCAGATGGACGTGCACGGCGTGCGCCGCGAGGTCGCCGTCTCCCGCCGCGATCGCCGCGGCGATCAGGCGATGTTCGGCTACGGACGCCGCGAGCCGCTCGGGCTGGTAGCGCGCGAGGCGACGCACCCGGACGAGGTGGGTGCGGATGACCTGCAGCGCGCTGACGAGATAGTCGTTGTCGGTGGCGGCATCGAGCTCGGCATCGAACTCGGCGATGAGAGAGTAGTACGCGTCGCGCGCGGCGTCGCCATCGAGGTCCGCTGACGCGAAGGCATCCGCTATCCGCGCGAACGTCGGCGCCGAGGGAGATGCCGCAGCGAGTCGCGCCGCCGTCTCCTCGAGCGCACGCCGCACCGTGAAGAGCGCGCGGATGTCGTCGCTCTTCACGTCGGTGACGACGGTCACCCGGGGCGATGACTGGGTGACGAGCCCGTCCGACGCCAGCCGCGCCAGGGCGGCGCGGAGCGGAGTCCGGCTGACGCCGAGTCGCGCCGATTGCTCGACCTCGCCGAGCACGGTGCCGGGGGCCAGAACGCCCGTCTGGATCTCGTCCAGGAGGGTCGTGTAGGCGATATCGCTCGCACGCATGGCACGCCTCCTCACCTTCGCTGGCGAATTCGAGTGTATACGCAAGGGGGTCCGTGCGGCCTCGAACTGTGCATGGGGAGCGGCAGCGTATACATAAGACGAACCGGGATGTTCCGTCACGACGACCGAGGTGCACGCGAACGCCGAAGGTCCCGGATGCCGAGAGGGCTGGCATCCGGGACCTTCCACGACACGCGGGGCTACTTCACCTGGGCGCTGATCACGCTCATGACCGCGGTGTCCGCGAGGGTGGTGGTGTCGCCGACCTCTCGACCCTCCGCCACGTCCCGCAGAAGTCGGCGCATGATCTTGCCCGAGCGCGTCTTCGGGAGCTCACCGACGATGTAGACGTCACGGGGGCGCGCGATCGGGCCGATCTGCTCGCCGACCCACTTGCGCAGCTCATCTCCGAGCCCCTCGACGGGATGCTGCTTCAGGTAGCTGCTCTTGATGATGACGAAGGCCACGACCGCCTGACCGGTCGTCTCGTCGGAGGCGCCCACGACCGCGGATTCGGCGACGCCCTCGTGCCCGACGAGCGCCGACTCGATCTCCGCCGTCGACAGGCGGTGACCCGAGACGTTCATCACGTCGTCGACCCGGCCCAGGAGCCAGACGTCGCCGTCTTCGTCGAGACGCGCGCCGTCACCGGCGAAGTAGTACCCCTTGTCGGCGAACTTCTCCCAGTAGGTCTCGCGATAGCGGTCGGGGTCGCCCCAGATGCCACGCAGCATGCTCGGCCACGGTTCCGTGATCACGAGGAGGCCGCCGCTGCCGTTTCCGACCGGCTCGCCCTTGTCGTCGACCACGGCGATCGAGATCCCGGGGATGGGCACCTGGGCGGAGCCGGGCTTGGTCTCGGTGACACCGGGCAGCGCGGAGATCATGATGGCCCCGGTCTCGGTCTGCCACCAGGTGTCGACGATGGGTGTCTCGTCGGCGCCGATGATCTCGCGGTACCAGACCCAGGCCTCGGGGTTGATCGGCTCCCCCACAGAGCCGAGCAGGCGGAGGGACGACAGGTCGAACTTCTGCGGCACATCGCGCCCGATCTTCATGAACGAGCGGATCGCGGTGGGCGCGGTGTAGAAGATCGTCACGCCGTGCTTCTCGATGAGCTCCCACCACCGGCCGGGGTGCGGGGTGTCGGGGGTGCCCTCGTACAGCACCTGCGTGGCGCCGTTGGCGAGGGGGCCGTAGGCGACGTACGTGTGCCCGGTGATCCACCCGATGTCGGCGGTGCACCAGTAGACGTCGGTCTCGGGGTGCACGTCGTGCACGACCCGGTTCGTGAAGGCGGCCTGGGTGAGGTAGCCGCCCGAGGTGTGGAGGATGCCCTTCGGCTTCCCGGTCGTGCCGGAGGTGTAGAGGATGAACAGCGGTGTCTCGGCTGGGAAGGCTTCGGCCTCGTGCTCGGCGGAAGCGTGCGGCACCACGTCGTGGTACCAGAGGTCGCGCCCCTCGACCCAGTCCACCTCGTTCTCTCCGCGACGGACGACGACGACGTGCTCCACCGTCTCCTGCTCGCCGGAGCCGTTGCGGTCGGCGAGAGCCTGGTCGACCGCCGGCTTGAGCGGAGACACCTTGCCCTTGCGCCACCCGCCATCCGCCGTGATCACGACCTTGGCCCCCGCGTCATCGATGCGGGCGCGCAGGCTGTCGGCCGAGAAACCGCCGAACACGACCGAGTGGACGGCGCCGATCCGGGCGACGGCGAGCATGGACGCGATGGCCTCGGGGATCATCGGCAGGTACAGGGCGACGCGGTCGCCGCGCTCGACACCCAGATTGGTGAGGACGTTCGCGAGGCGCTTCACCTCGTCGGTGAGCTCGGCGTACGTGACGTCGCGCTGGTCGCCCGGCTCGCCCTCCCAACGCAGCGCGATGCGGTCGCCGTTGCCGGCTTCCACGTGGCGGTCGAGGCAGTTGTAGGCGACGTTCAGCTCGCCGTCGGCGAACCACTCCGCGAACGGGGGATTCGACCAGTCGAGCACCCGTGTGAAGGGGGTGTGCCAGTGCAGTTCCCGCGCCTGGTCGGCCCAGAATCCCTCGCGATCGGCGGCCGCGCGCTCGTAGAGCGCGGCGTCGGCGACGGCCTCGGAGGCGAAGCGCGCCGAGGGGGCGAAACGTCGGGTCTCGTTGAGGAGATGGTCGATCTGGCTGCTCATCGCAACGCTCCTTCGCGGTCCGGGGGATGCCGCGTCCTCGCGAGCATCGTCACCGTGACGACCGTAGCGAGGGCCTCCGACACCCGGCCACCTCCGATAGTTGGCATCCGCTTATCGCGAAACAGGTGATATATCGCAATGAATGGATGCGTCGCGAGTTGGCTCAGCCCTCGCTGACGCGTAATCTAGGGACGCCCGAACATCGCTTCCGGCACCGCGTCGGTGGGAGCCCCCCAATTTTCACCGGCGCGTGGCGGCATCCCTCGCCCCCCACTGACGGGATGCCGCCCCCTCCTTTTTCTGCCCCGTCCAGCGTCGGACGTCGACGGCACAGTCTCTTCGACTCTTCTCCCCACGGGGTGGATTCACCGGTCCGTCCACGGATCGCCTCGCCCGAGCGACGAAGATCCCCGTGGTCTCTCTACGGTCGTCGGCATGTCGTCCGTCCTCCCCTTCCGGCCCCCGGCCGCTCGCCTCCCCGGCTCTTCGACGTGGGCCGACCCGGCGCTGGCGTTCCTGCGCCCCTTTCTCGACGACCCGACCATCACAGACCTCTTCGTCAACGGCGAGGAGGGACTCTTCGTCGACCGGGGGAGCGGGACCGAGCGTGTCGTCTCATGGAGCGCCGACGAGAGCGCCGTGCGTCGCCTGGCCGTGCGCCTCATCGCCCTCGGCGGTCGCCATCTCGACGACGCGTCGCCGTGCGTGGACGTGCGGCTCGAGCGTGGCATCCGAGTGCACGCCGTTCTCTCTCCTGTGTCGGCCCGCGGCACGGCTGTATCGATTCGTGTGCCGCGGTGGGACGCACCGGACCTGGCGCGTCTGGAAACGACGGGGATGATCACCGCGCGAGGCCGGGTTCGTCTCGATGAGCTGGTCGACAGCCGGTCGAACGTGCTCATCACCGGTTCCACGGGTGCGGGGAAGACGACCCTGCTCAGCGCTCTCCTCTCTCGCGTCCCACAGGACGAACGCATCATCACGATCGAGGAGGTGGCGGAGCTCCGCCCCGCGCATCCGCACCACGTCGCCCTGGAAGCGCGCCAGCCCAACCTCGAAGGCGCGGGCGGCATCGGACTCGCCCGCCTCGTGCGGGAGGCGTTGCGGATGCGTCCCGACCGCCTGATCCTCGGGGAGTGCCGGGGAGAGGAGCTGCGCGAACTTCTCCTGGCGTTGAACACCGGCCACGACGGAGGGGCGGGCACCCTTCACGCACGCAGCCTCCTCGACGTCCCGGCGCGCCTCGAGGCGCTGGGAGCGCTCGCGGGGATGGATGCCGTTGCCCTCGGGCGGCAGGTGGAGAGCGGTCTGGACGTCGTCATCCACGTCGAGCGGACGGCGGCGGGCCGACGTGTCGCCGGCATCGGACGGCCCATCCTTCGCGGCGGGCGTCTCGCGATCGAGCCGGAGCCCTGGACGTGATCGTTCGGAACGCCCGCCGGCGCCCTCGCGGCCCGGACCCGCTCGAGACGATCCTTCGCCTCGCCGTCTTGATGTCGGCCGGCCTCGGCGCCGCCGCTGCGTGGCGGCACCTCGCCGATGACGGCGGAGGGGTGGTGCGCGAGGCCGCGGACGCCGCAACCGCGGGAGACGACGTCGCCTCCGTCCTCCGACGAAGAGGCGACGGGTGGCTCGACGTCGCTGCTGTCTGGGCGGTGGCGGTCGCGGTCGGGGCGCCGCTGGCCGACACCCTCCGAGAGATGGGGACGACCCTGCGTGAGGCAAGGGACATCGCCGATGACGTGCGGGTCTCGCTCGCGGAACCCCTTGCGACCGCGCGTCTGTTGGCCGGACTTCCGCTGGTGGGGGTCCCCCTCGGAATGGCCCTCGGGTTCGACACGGTCAGGGTGCTGACCACCGACCCGATCGGCCGGTGTTGCCTCGGTGCGGGGCTGGCGCTGGTGACGGTGGCTCGCGTCTGGTCTCGACGACTGGCGCGGCGAGCCACGCCGTCGGCGGAGATCCCCGGGATGACCGCCGACCTCTTCGCCGTGGCGCTCTCCGCGGGAGCGTCGATCGAGCGCGCGCGTGCCCTCATCCGCGGGCAGCGGGACGACGGATCCCCCTTCGAAGACGACGATGACATGCGTCGCGTCGAAGCGACTCTCGACCTCTCGGTACGCGCCGGCGTCCCCGCGGGCGAGCTTCTGCGCGGTGATGCGTGGCTCGCCCGACGCTCGGCGCGCGCGAAGGGACGCGAGGCGGCGGCGACGCTGTCCACGCGCCTGCTCCTGCCGCTGGGCGCGTGCACGCTCCCCGCTTTCCTCCTCCTCGCCGTCGCTCCGCTCATGATCGGAGTCCTCCGCTCGGGGGTATCCCCGCTCTGACTCGATTCTTCCTTTCCGCTCCCACTCCCTATGAAAGAGGTCCCTCATGTCCTTCCCGCGTCGTCTCCTTCCTTCCCGCTCCGTCTCTCGCGCTGCCGACGGCACGACCCGCCTTCCACCGCTCACCACCCACCGCGCCGGCGCTCTGTTCCTCGACGATCGGGGGGCCGCGACGGCGGAGTACGCGATCGCGACGATGGCCACTGTTGCCGAGATAAGGCAGACCCAAGGCCCAGTGAGAGCTGCAACCACTCCTCTTATATCCGAACGTCGTTCACAGGTGGCGCTCCCTGTAAAGATGATGCCGAACGCTCGGTTTACCCCCATACTGATCAAGTAACGTGACCGCTACTCACCACCACGGAGGGGTCGTTGCCCAATCCGCCGAAGCGCCTTCGCGCGTGGGTCGAGCTTGCCAAACAGGAGGGCTGGACGTATGACGAAACAAAAGAGGGTCATCCCCGGTTGAATCCCCCGCAGGGGTTGATCGATCCCGGATACGACAGGCCGGCCAAA includes these proteins:
- a CDS encoding type II secretion system F family protein, yielding MIVRNARRRPRGPDPLETILRLAVLMSAGLGAAAAWRHLADDGGGVVREAADAATAGDDVASVLRRRGDGWLDVAAVWAVAVAVGAPLADTLREMGTTLREARDIADDVRVSLAEPLATARLLAGLPLVGVPLGMALGFDTVRVLTTDPIGRCCLGAGLALVTVARVWSRRLARRATPSAEIPGMTADLFAVALSAGASIERARALIRGQRDDGSPFEDDDDMRRVEATLDLSVRAGVPAGELLRGDAWLARRSARAKGREAAATLSTRLLLPLGACTLPAFLLLAVAPLMIGVLRSGVSPL